The Trinickia acidisoli genome includes a window with the following:
- a CDS encoding lytic transglycosylase domain-containing protein, with translation MTSSFLLASRPARARLVAAALAIACLPGAPIAAQAAEDCFARAGAYQGVNPLILRAIAWYESKGNPDAVHRNADGSIDVGQAQINSVHFVELRRYGVPPGALKDPCVNTYVAAWMLKQKMIRYGNTWHAIGAYHSETPSLRDQYARSIHGVLVSWGMAK, from the coding sequence ATGACGTCATCCTTCCTTCTCGCCTCCCGCCCGGCCCGCGCGCGGCTAGTCGCAGCCGCACTGGCGATCGCGTGCTTGCCCGGCGCCCCGATCGCCGCTCAAGCCGCCGAGGACTGCTTCGCCCGGGCGGGCGCGTATCAAGGCGTCAATCCGCTCATCCTGCGCGCGATCGCCTGGTACGAATCGAAAGGCAACCCCGATGCCGTGCACCGCAACGCCGACGGCAGCATCGACGTCGGGCAAGCGCAGATCAACTCCGTGCACTTTGTCGAACTGCGCCGCTATGGCGTGCCGCCCGGCGCGCTCAAGGATCCGTGCGTCAATACGTATGTGGCCGCCTGGATGCTCAAGCAGAAGATGATCCGTTACGGAAATACGTGGCATGCGATCGGCGCCTATCACTCGGAAACGCCTTCGCTGCGTGACCAGTACGCGCGCAGCATCCACGGCGTGCTCGTATCGTGGGGCATGGCCAAGTAG